A single window of Nicotiana tomentosiformis chromosome 1, ASM39032v3, whole genome shotgun sequence DNA harbors:
- the LOC104116622 gene encoding DNA polymerase zeta catalytic subunit isoform X8, with the protein MGDSQTDSNFFSVRIVSIDYYMAAPIPGFDICYSSFQGGRVNEVPVIRVYGATPAGQKTCLHLHGALPYFYVPWSDLFLQSDQKDRLGSECTNALALALEKVLKLKGNAGSKRQHVHGCSLVRARKFYGYHSSEELFVKIYLYHPQDVSRAANLLLGGAVMDKSLQPHESHIPFLLQFLVDYSLYGMGHLHVSKMKFRNPIPDTFAPRKAKCFDRRRHSDMSTSMTAEFQVDLGGEACFNTPIWVSSTITDDWIWTGSSQADLSTNPDIPNIKRQSISDLEGDAIVDGCNSESAVYILYVPFTDQLPRENGSVNNTNLGGLSIAKFIEEEFARNGVHEVGLPPDPGKPLRDDVLRTLSHGLGYEEILMELSNDVNTSSSDIPQSINSSMNDGSVAKHVHCGSLNSIREPSRCSEEGLFQDHVVVESREETDACPKQMLADKLKAAVSVVPSQDLKASDQDALRLLNWLASSQASEDINSDDDLAREIILSPLMPAATINTVLEKANVAYENESQQECEDILDSVHGCHFEELDRKTSESISSDHSCRSSPGVMIPQLDGSNDDPSPHRKLGTSSQADLLNNASLAISNKHKKKKPGWCSLPISLGQNVNDCSHPNPANTSSNHICGERDDRGTSSHMSFNKYPNFLTGSLNASANCEMEASMIVECSTRDLMRVKRSYHAESPEYENQVKKVQFGAKGKEDSFLYAESRHDEKEKMPLDSLISRSAITDQPKECHERNSCLALQMQADPGDIKADKSNCPSYGKLPLSSCSLLANALKDGVFLSSEGPHVEVVRRTSASLQNYGTSDASTSQGTKELFQLPDVENQKTAIYMGSCGCSSRENVDSCVKCTKTSNSDLCTSVFAPYSQFASETEGKFTGFGKLLQKNAVGLSQSPVGPNSPTSAVTGVSGDSVELIGMTFIKKPPKVEFTDEPGRNAQLACGAPSYHVGNRKNKTRTCAQDRGLDECSPFFEGKCLVGEKICSTSSGTRNYIHCQDNMLGVPIHYQNDGSYLYMLTPVYSPPRSECVQQWLSLDCIESSKMNVVSGPPVYPSIKVCSDDVAESQGSQSTFGDQPLMDSVSASEPNPNYLQAKENYQESNSVQMNSVSPHARIKQQNENIILKCEPSMRGSQDLSQISGPDGKSRLTPLSQTGFRDPASIGCGQQLTILSIEVQAESRGDLRPDPRVDAVRIVVLVFQEDDDLRSDTHVLVHCNGESVQKDLDGLSECKVFTFSEERQVFVHFIKMINSFDPDILMGWDIQGGSLGFLAERAAYLGIGLLNNISRTPSEGNIVSRDSEGGKLSDVFSEAVATDPMFHEDAAIIDDEWGRTHASGVHVGGRIVLNIWRLMRGEVKLNLYTLEAVAEAVLRRKVPYIPTKVLTNWFLSGPGRARYRCIEYVLERAKLNLHIMNQLDVVNRTSELARIFGIDFFSVLSRGSQYRVESMFLRLAHAQNYVAVAPGNQQVASQPAMECIPLVLEPKSGFYADPVVVLDFQSLYPSMIIAYNLCFCTCLGKVTSAKTNILGVSSYSPDKNVMHNLKDEILLTPNGVMYVPPKVRKGVLPRLLEEILDTRIMVKTAMKKLAPGQQVLHRIFNARQLALKLIANVTYGYTAAGFSGRMPCAELADSIVQCARRTLESAISFVNTNDRWNAKVIYGDTDR; encoded by the exons atgggGGATTCTCAGACCGATTCGAACTTCTTCAGTGTTCGAATTGTTTCAATAGACTATTACATGGCCGCTCCAATTCCTGGCTTCGACATTTGTTACAGCAGTTTCCAAG GTGGGAGAGTAAATGAGGTTCCTGTGATCAGAGTGTATGGTGCCACTCCTGCTGGCCAGAAGACCTGTTTGCACCTTCATGGG GCTCTGCCTTATTTTTATGTTCCATGGTCAGATCTCTTCCTCCAATCAGATCAAAAAG ATCGGCTAGGGAGTGAATGCACGAATGCTCTAGCTCTTGCTCTTGAGAAGGTGCTCAAG CTTAAAGGCAATGCTGGCTCAAAACGTCAACATGTCCACGGTTGCAGCCTTGTACGAGCAAGGAAGTTTTATGGTTATCATTCTTCTGAGGAACTGTTTGTGAAGATCTATCT CTATCATCCACAGGATGTCTCGCGCGCTGCCAATCTACTTCTG GGAGGTGCAGTAATGGATAAGTCATTACAGCCCCACGAATCTCATATACCTTTCCTTCTTCAATTCCTG GTTGACTATAGCTTGTATGGGATGGGTCATCTACATGTATCAAAGATGAAGTTCCGCAATCCAATACCAGATACTTTCGCTCCAAGAAAGGCTAAATGCTTTGATAGAAGAAGGCATTCTGATATGTCCACTTCCATGACTGCAGAGTTTCAG GTTGATTTAGGTGGTGAGGCTTGTTTCAACACACCAATTTGGGTATCTTCTACAATTACGGACGATTGGATATGGACAGGctctagtcaggctgacctttcAACAAATCCGGATATCCCTAACATTAAGCGACAAAGTATCTCTGACCTTGAAGGAGATGCTATTGTTGATGGTTG CAATTCTGAATCAGCAGTTTATATCCTGTATGTCCCTTTCACAGACCAGCTCCCAAGAGAAAATGGTTCAGTCAATAATACCAATTTGGGAGGTTTGTCAATAGCCAAGTTTATTGAG GAGGagtttgcaaggaatggggtgcACGAAGTGGGTTTGCCTCCTGATCCTGGTAAACCCCTTCGAGATGATGTCTTGAGAACACTTTCTCATGGGCTTGGATATGAAGAGATTCTAATGGAATTAAGCAATGATGTGAACACTTCTTCTTCTGATATTCCACAGTCAATCAACTCATCAATGAATGATGGGAGCGTTGCCAAACATGTACATTGTGGCTCTTTAAATAGTATACGGGAACCATCCCGATGCTCAGAAGAAGGATTATTTCAAGATCATGTTGTTGTTGAATCAAGGGAGGAAACTGATGCATGTCCCAAGCAGATGTTAGCTGATAAATTGAAAGCAGCTGTTTCCGTGGTACCATCACAGGATTTGAAG GCTTCAGATCAGGATGCCTTGAGACTTCTAAATTGGCTTGCATCTTCTCAAGCTTCAGAGGACATAAACTCCGATGATGACCTTGCTCGGGAAATCATTTTGAGTCCTTTAATGCCAGCAGCGACTATTAATACGGTGTTGGAGAAGGCAAATGTGGCCTATGAGAATGAATCTCAGCAAGAGTGTGAGGACATTCTTGATTCTGTTCACGGTTGTCATTTTGAAGAATTAGACAGAAAAACTTCTGAGTCCATCAGCAGTGATCATTCGTGCAGAAGTTCGCCGGGTGTGATGATTCCTCAGCTGGATGGCTCCAATGATGATCCAAGCCCACATAGAAAACTCGGAACATCTTCCCAAGCAGATTTATTGAATAATGCTAGTTTAGCCATTAGCAAtaaacacaaaaagaaaaaacCAGGATGGTGCTCTTTACCCATTTCTTTGGGTCAAAATGTGAATGATTGTTCACATCCAAATCCAGCTAACACATCTAGCAATCACATTTGTGGCGAAAGAGATGACAGAGGAACTTCTTCTCACATGAGTTTTAACAAATACCCTAATTTTCTAACGGGCAGTTTGAATGCATCTGCTAATTGTGAAATGGAAGCTAGTATGATAGTTGAATGCTCTACGCGTGATTTGATGAGGGTAAAAAGATCCTATCATGCTGAGTCTCCTGAATATGAAAATCAGGTAAAAAAAGTACAATTTGGtgcaaaaggaaaagaagattcTTTTCTTTATGCAGAATCCAGACATGATGAGAAAGAGAAAATGCCTCTTGATTCCTTGATATCTCGATCAGCAATCACGGATCAACCAAAAGAATGTCATGAGAGGAACTCATGTCTTGCACTTCAGATGCAGGCTGATCCTGGTGATATCAAAGCTGACAAATCTAATTGTCCTTCATATGGTAAGTTGCCTCTTTCATCCTGCTCTCTGCTGGCAAATGCATTAAAAGATGGAGTGTTTCTTTCTTCTGAAGGACCTCATGTTGAGGTTGTCCGCAGAACATCTGCAAGTTTGCAAAATTATGGAACTAGTGATGCATCCACCTCACAGGGGACAAAAGAACTATTCCAGCTTCCTGATGTTGAGAATCAAAAAACTGCCATTTACATGGGAAGCTGTGGATGCTCTAGTCGTGAAAATGTTGACAGCTGTGTGAAATGTACTAAAACTTCAAATTCTGATCTTTGTACTTCTGTATTTGCTCCATATTCTCAGTTCGCATCTGAAACTGAAGGTAAATTTACTGGTTTTGGGAAATTGCTGCAAAAAAATGCAGTAGGTTTAAGTCAATCTCCTGTTGGTCCTAATAGTCCAACATCTGCAGTAACTGGTGTATCTGGTGACTCTGTGGAACTTATAGGCATGACCTTCATCAAGAAACCTCCTAAGGTGGAGTTCACAGATGAACCTGGACGCAATGCTCAGTTAGCATGTGGTGCCCCTAGTTACCATGTGGGGAACAGGAAAAATAAAACAAGGACATGTGCCCAGGATAGAGGTTTAGATGAATGCTCCCCTTTCTTTGAGGGGAAATGCCTAGTAGGAGAAAAGATTTGCAGTACTAGTTCTGGAACAAGGAACTACATTCATTGTCAAGACAATATGTTGGGTGTACCCATTCACTATCAAAATGATGGGTCTTATTTATACATGCTGACTCCTGTTTATTCACCACCACGAAGTGAATGTGTTCAACAATGGCTGTCACTTGATTGTATAGAATCTTCTAAAATGAATGTAGTTTCTGGCCCACCAGTGTACCCGTCAATAAAGGTTTGCTCTGATGATGTAGCAGAATCACAGGGTTCTCAATCCACCTTTGGTGATCAACCTTTGATGGATTCTGTCTCTGCTTCAGAACCAAATCCAAATTATCTTCAAGCTAAAGAAAATTATCAGGAAAGCAATAGTGTACAAATGAATTCTGTTTCTCCCCATGCAAGAATAAAACAACAAAATGAAAATATTATCTTGAAATGTGAACCATCAATGCGTGGCTCTCAAGATCTCTCCCAGATATCCGGTCCTGATGGAAAATCAAGGCTAACTCCTTTAAGTCAAACTGGTTTTCGGGACCCTGCTAGTATCGGTTGTGGACAGCAGTTAACAATATTGAGCATAGAGGTCCAAGCAGAATCCAGGGGTGATCTGAGACCTGATCCTCGAGTTGATGCCGTAAGAATTGTTGTTCTCGTTTTCCAGGAAGATGATGATCTAAGATCTGATACTCACGTACTTGTGCATTGCAATGGTGAATCTGTTCAAAAAGACCTTGATGGATTATCTGAGTGTAAAGTTTTCACTTTCTCTGAAGAGAGGCAAGTATTTGTTCATTTCATAAAGATGATTAATTCTTTTGACCCAGACATACTTATGGGATGGGATATTCAAGGCGGTTCCCTTGGGTTTCTTGCTGAACGGGCTGCATACCTTGGCATTGGTTTGCTTAACAATATATCTCGCACTCCATCAGAGGGAAATATAGTTTCTAGAGACTCTGAAGGAGGAAAACTAAGTGATGTTTTTTCTGAAGCTGTTGCAACTGACCCAATGTTTCATGAAGATGCTGCAATAATTGATGATGAATGGGGCCGAACTCACGCCAGTGGTGTCCATGTTGGGGGTAGAATTGTCCTTAACATTTGGCGACTGATGCGTGGCGAAGTGAAGCTGAACTTGTACACACTTGAAGCCGTAGCTGAAGCAGTGCTGAGACGAAAAGTTCCATATATTCCTACCAAGGTATTGACAAATTGGTTTTTAAGTGGTCCTGGACGTGCAAGATACAGATGTATAGAGTATGTTTTAGAGAGGGCAAAGCTGAACCTTCATATCATGAATCAACTTGACGTGGTAAATAGAACATCAGAGCTTGCACGGATTTTTGGCATCGACTTCTTTTCAGTTCTTTCAAGGGGTTCACAGTACCGTGTTGAATCAATGTTTCTGAGGCTGGCTCATGCACAAAATTATGTTGCTGTTGCTCCTGGAAACCAACAAGTTGCTTCTCAACCTGCCATGGAATGTATACCCCTTGTCTTGGAACCAAAATCTGGATTTTATGCAGACCCTGTTGTCGTTTTGGATTTTCAATCACTTTATCCATCTATGATAATTGCATATAACCTCTGCTTCTGTACTTGCCTTGGTAAAGTTACTTCTGCAAAAACTAATATCCTCGGTGTTAGTTCATATTCACCTGATAAAAATGTGATGCATAATTTAAAGGATGAAATACTGCTCACTCCAAATGGTGTTATGTATGTGCCTCCCAAGGTCCGGAAGGGGGTATTACCTCGCTTATTGGAAGAAATTTTAGATACTAGGATTATGGTTAAAACAGCAATGAAGAAATTGGCTCCTGGACAGCAAGTTCTTCATCGGATATTCAATGCAAGGCAACTTGCTTTGAAGCTAATAGCCAATGTGACCTATGGGTATACAGCTGCTGGATTTAGTGGACGCATGCCCTGTGCTGAGCTCGCTGACAGTATTGTCCAGTGTGCCCGTAGAACATTGGAAAGTGCAATTTCATTTGTTAACACAAATGATAGGTGGAATGCTAAAGTCATATATGGTGATACAGACAG GTGA
- the LOC104116622 gene encoding DNA polymerase zeta catalytic subunit isoform X5: MGDSQTDSNFFSVRIVSIDYYMAAPIPGFDICYSSFQGGRVNEVPVIRVYGATPAGQKTCLHLHGALPYFYVPWSDLFLQSDQKDRLGSECTNALALALEKVLKLKGNAGSKRQHVHGCSLVRARKFYGYHSSEELFVKIYLYHPQDVSRAANLLLGGAVMDKSLQPHESHIPFLLQFLVDYSLYGMGHLHVSKMKFRNPIPDTFAPRKAKCFDRRRHSDMSTSMTAEFQVDLGGEACFNTPIWVSSTITDDWIWTGSSQADLSTNPDIPNIKRQSISDLEGDAIVDGCNSESAVYILYVPFTDQLPRENGSVNNTNLGGLSIAKFIEEEFARNGVHEVGLPPDPGKPLRDDVLRTLSHGLGYEEILMELSNDVNTSSSDIPQSINSSMNDGSVAKHVHCGSLNSIREPSRCSEEGLFQDHVVVESREETDACPKQMLADKLKAAVSVVPSQDLKASDQDALRLLNWLASSQASEDINSDDDLAREIILSPLMPAATINTVLEKANVAYENESQQECEDILDSVHGCHFEELDRKTSESISSDHSCRSSPGVMIPQLDGSNDDPSPHRKLGTSSQADLLNNASLAISNKHKKKKPGWCSLPISLGQNVNDCSHPNPANTSSNHICGERDDRGTSSHMSFNKYPNFLTGSLNASANCEMEASMIVECSTRDLMRVKRSYHAESPEYENQVKKVQFGAKGKEDSFLYAESRHDEKEKMPLDSLISRSAITDQPKECHERNSCLALQMQADPGDIKADKSNCPSYGKLPLSSCSLLANALKDGVFLSSEGPHVEVVRRTSASLQNYGTSDASTSQGTKELFQLPDVENQKTAIYMGSCGCSSRENVDSCVKCTKTSNSDLCTSVFAPYSQFASETEGKFTGFGKLLQKNAVGLSQSPVGPNSPTSAVTGVSGDSVELIGMTFIKKPPKVEFTDEPGRNAQLACGAPSYHVGNRKNKTRTCAQDRGLDECSPFFEGKCLVGEKICSTSSGTRNYIHCQDNMLGVPIHYQNDGSYLYMLTPVYSPPRSECVQQWLSLDCIESSKMNVVSGPPVYPSIKVCSDDVAESQGSQSTFGDQPLMDSVSASEPNPNYLQAKENYQESNSVQMNSVSPHARIKQQNENIILKCEPSMRGSQDLSQISGPDGKSRLTPLSQTGFRDPASIGCGQQLTILSIEVQAESRGDLRPDPRVDAVRIVVLVFQEDDDLRSDTHVLVHCNGESVQKDLDGLSECKVFTFSEERQVFVHFIKMINSFDPDILMGWDIQGGSLGFLAERAAYLGIGLLNNISRTPSEGNIVSRDSEGGKLSDVFSEAVATDPMFHEDAAIIDDEWGRTHASGVHVGGRIVLNIWRLMRGEVKLNLYTLEAVAEAVLRRKVPYIPTKVLTNWFLSGPGRARYRCIEYVLERAKLNLHIMNQLDVVNRTSELARIFGIDFFSVLSRGSQYRVESMFLRLAHAQNYVAVAPGNQQVASQPAMECIPLVLEPKSGFYADPVVVLDFQSLYPSMIIAYNLCFCTCLGKVTSAKTNILGVSSYSPDKNVMHNLKDEILLTPNGVMYVPPKVRKGVLPRLLEEILDTRIMVKTAMKKLAPGQQVLHRIFNARQLALKLIANVTYGYTAAGFSGRMPCAELADSIVQCARRTLESAISFVNTNDRWNAKVIYGDTDSMFVLLEGRSVEEAFRIGHEIASEVTAMNPNPVTLKMEKVYDSCFLLTKKRYVGYSYENLGQSKPVFDAKGIETVRRDTCGAVSKIMERSIRVFFEYKDIEKVKHYLVRQWKKIISGRVSLQDFVFAKEVRLGTYSAQASSLPPAAIVATKAMRVDPRAEPRYAERVPYVVVHGEPGARLADVVVDPLDLLSIDSPYRYASSRAGGCW; encoded by the exons atgggGGATTCTCAGACCGATTCGAACTTCTTCAGTGTTCGAATTGTTTCAATAGACTATTACATGGCCGCTCCAATTCCTGGCTTCGACATTTGTTACAGCAGTTTCCAAG GTGGGAGAGTAAATGAGGTTCCTGTGATCAGAGTGTATGGTGCCACTCCTGCTGGCCAGAAGACCTGTTTGCACCTTCATGGG GCTCTGCCTTATTTTTATGTTCCATGGTCAGATCTCTTCCTCCAATCAGATCAAAAAG ATCGGCTAGGGAGTGAATGCACGAATGCTCTAGCTCTTGCTCTTGAGAAGGTGCTCAAG CTTAAAGGCAATGCTGGCTCAAAACGTCAACATGTCCACGGTTGCAGCCTTGTACGAGCAAGGAAGTTTTATGGTTATCATTCTTCTGAGGAACTGTTTGTGAAGATCTATCT CTATCATCCACAGGATGTCTCGCGCGCTGCCAATCTACTTCTG GGAGGTGCAGTAATGGATAAGTCATTACAGCCCCACGAATCTCATATACCTTTCCTTCTTCAATTCCTG GTTGACTATAGCTTGTATGGGATGGGTCATCTACATGTATCAAAGATGAAGTTCCGCAATCCAATACCAGATACTTTCGCTCCAAGAAAGGCTAAATGCTTTGATAGAAGAAGGCATTCTGATATGTCCACTTCCATGACTGCAGAGTTTCAG GTTGATTTAGGTGGTGAGGCTTGTTTCAACACACCAATTTGGGTATCTTCTACAATTACGGACGATTGGATATGGACAGGctctagtcaggctgacctttcAACAAATCCGGATATCCCTAACATTAAGCGACAAAGTATCTCTGACCTTGAAGGAGATGCTATTGTTGATGGTTG CAATTCTGAATCAGCAGTTTATATCCTGTATGTCCCTTTCACAGACCAGCTCCCAAGAGAAAATGGTTCAGTCAATAATACCAATTTGGGAGGTTTGTCAATAGCCAAGTTTATTGAG GAGGagtttgcaaggaatggggtgcACGAAGTGGGTTTGCCTCCTGATCCTGGTAAACCCCTTCGAGATGATGTCTTGAGAACACTTTCTCATGGGCTTGGATATGAAGAGATTCTAATGGAATTAAGCAATGATGTGAACACTTCTTCTTCTGATATTCCACAGTCAATCAACTCATCAATGAATGATGGGAGCGTTGCCAAACATGTACATTGTGGCTCTTTAAATAGTATACGGGAACCATCCCGATGCTCAGAAGAAGGATTATTTCAAGATCATGTTGTTGTTGAATCAAGGGAGGAAACTGATGCATGTCCCAAGCAGATGTTAGCTGATAAATTGAAAGCAGCTGTTTCCGTGGTACCATCACAGGATTTGAAG GCTTCAGATCAGGATGCCTTGAGACTTCTAAATTGGCTTGCATCTTCTCAAGCTTCAGAGGACATAAACTCCGATGATGACCTTGCTCGGGAAATCATTTTGAGTCCTTTAATGCCAGCAGCGACTATTAATACGGTGTTGGAGAAGGCAAATGTGGCCTATGAGAATGAATCTCAGCAAGAGTGTGAGGACATTCTTGATTCTGTTCACGGTTGTCATTTTGAAGAATTAGACAGAAAAACTTCTGAGTCCATCAGCAGTGATCATTCGTGCAGAAGTTCGCCGGGTGTGATGATTCCTCAGCTGGATGGCTCCAATGATGATCCAAGCCCACATAGAAAACTCGGAACATCTTCCCAAGCAGATTTATTGAATAATGCTAGTTTAGCCATTAGCAAtaaacacaaaaagaaaaaacCAGGATGGTGCTCTTTACCCATTTCTTTGGGTCAAAATGTGAATGATTGTTCACATCCAAATCCAGCTAACACATCTAGCAATCACATTTGTGGCGAAAGAGATGACAGAGGAACTTCTTCTCACATGAGTTTTAACAAATACCCTAATTTTCTAACGGGCAGTTTGAATGCATCTGCTAATTGTGAAATGGAAGCTAGTATGATAGTTGAATGCTCTACGCGTGATTTGATGAGGGTAAAAAGATCCTATCATGCTGAGTCTCCTGAATATGAAAATCAGGTAAAAAAAGTACAATTTGGtgcaaaaggaaaagaagattcTTTTCTTTATGCAGAATCCAGACATGATGAGAAAGAGAAAATGCCTCTTGATTCCTTGATATCTCGATCAGCAATCACGGATCAACCAAAAGAATGTCATGAGAGGAACTCATGTCTTGCACTTCAGATGCAGGCTGATCCTGGTGATATCAAAGCTGACAAATCTAATTGTCCTTCATATGGTAAGTTGCCTCTTTCATCCTGCTCTCTGCTGGCAAATGCATTAAAAGATGGAGTGTTTCTTTCTTCTGAAGGACCTCATGTTGAGGTTGTCCGCAGAACATCTGCAAGTTTGCAAAATTATGGAACTAGTGATGCATCCACCTCACAGGGGACAAAAGAACTATTCCAGCTTCCTGATGTTGAGAATCAAAAAACTGCCATTTACATGGGAAGCTGTGGATGCTCTAGTCGTGAAAATGTTGACAGCTGTGTGAAATGTACTAAAACTTCAAATTCTGATCTTTGTACTTCTGTATTTGCTCCATATTCTCAGTTCGCATCTGAAACTGAAGGTAAATTTACTGGTTTTGGGAAATTGCTGCAAAAAAATGCAGTAGGTTTAAGTCAATCTCCTGTTGGTCCTAATAGTCCAACATCTGCAGTAACTGGTGTATCTGGTGACTCTGTGGAACTTATAGGCATGACCTTCATCAAGAAACCTCCTAAGGTGGAGTTCACAGATGAACCTGGACGCAATGCTCAGTTAGCATGTGGTGCCCCTAGTTACCATGTGGGGAACAGGAAAAATAAAACAAGGACATGTGCCCAGGATAGAGGTTTAGATGAATGCTCCCCTTTCTTTGAGGGGAAATGCCTAGTAGGAGAAAAGATTTGCAGTACTAGTTCTGGAACAAGGAACTACATTCATTGTCAAGACAATATGTTGGGTGTACCCATTCACTATCAAAATGATGGGTCTTATTTATACATGCTGACTCCTGTTTATTCACCACCACGAAGTGAATGTGTTCAACAATGGCTGTCACTTGATTGTATAGAATCTTCTAAAATGAATGTAGTTTCTGGCCCACCAGTGTACCCGTCAATAAAGGTTTGCTCTGATGATGTAGCAGAATCACAGGGTTCTCAATCCACCTTTGGTGATCAACCTTTGATGGATTCTGTCTCTGCTTCAGAACCAAATCCAAATTATCTTCAAGCTAAAGAAAATTATCAGGAAAGCAATAGTGTACAAATGAATTCTGTTTCTCCCCATGCAAGAATAAAACAACAAAATGAAAATATTATCTTGAAATGTGAACCATCAATGCGTGGCTCTCAAGATCTCTCCCAGATATCCGGTCCTGATGGAAAATCAAGGCTAACTCCTTTAAGTCAAACTGGTTTTCGGGACCCTGCTAGTATCGGTTGTGGACAGCAGTTAACAATATTGAGCATAGAGGTCCAAGCAGAATCCAGGGGTGATCTGAGACCTGATCCTCGAGTTGATGCCGTAAGAATTGTTGTTCTCGTTTTCCAGGAAGATGATGATCTAAGATCTGATACTCACGTACTTGTGCATTGCAATGGTGAATCTGTTCAAAAAGACCTTGATGGATTATCTGAGTGTAAAGTTTTCACTTTCTCTGAAGAGAGGCAAGTATTTGTTCATTTCATAAAGATGATTAATTCTTTTGACCCAGACATACTTATGGGATGGGATATTCAAGGCGGTTCCCTTGGGTTTCTTGCTGAACGGGCTGCATACCTTGGCATTGGTTTGCTTAACAATATATCTCGCACTCCATCAGAGGGAAATATAGTTTCTAGAGACTCTGAAGGAGGAAAACTAAGTGATGTTTTTTCTGAAGCTGTTGCAACTGACCCAATGTTTCATGAAGATGCTGCAATAATTGATGATGAATGGGGCCGAACTCACGCCAGTGGTGTCCATGTTGGGGGTAGAATTGTCCTTAACATTTGGCGACTGATGCGTGGCGAAGTGAAGCTGAACTTGTACACACTTGAAGCCGTAGCTGAAGCAGTGCTGAGACGAAAAGTTCCATATATTCCTACCAAGGTATTGACAAATTGGTTTTTAAGTGGTCCTGGACGTGCAAGATACAGATGTATAGAGTATGTTTTAGAGAGGGCAAAGCTGAACCTTCATATCATGAATCAACTTGACGTGGTAAATAGAACATCAGAGCTTGCACGGATTTTTGGCATCGACTTCTTTTCAGTTCTTTCAAGGGGTTCACAGTACCGTGTTGAATCAATGTTTCTGAGGCTGGCTCATGCACAAAATTATGTTGCTGTTGCTCCTGGAAACCAACAAGTTGCTTCTCAACCTGCCATGGAATGTATACCCCTTGTCTTGGAACCAAAATCTGGATTTTATGCAGACCCTGTTGTCGTTTTGGATTTTCAATCACTTTATCCATCTATGATAATTGCATATAACCTCTGCTTCTGTACTTGCCTTGGTAAAGTTACTTCTGCAAAAACTAATATCCTCGGTGTTAGTTCATATTCACCTGATAAAAATGTGATGCATAATTTAAAGGATGAAATACTGCTCACTCCAAATGGTGTTATGTATGTGCCTCCCAAGGTCCGGAAGGGGGTATTACCTCGCTTATTGGAAGAAATTTTAGATACTAGGATTATGGTTAAAACAGCAATGAAGAAATTGGCTCCTGGACAGCAAGTTCTTCATCGGATATTCAATGCAAGGCAACTTGCTTTGAAGCTAATAGCCAATGTGACCTATGGGTATACAGCTGCTGGATTTAGTGGACGCATGCCCTGTGCTGAGCTCGCTGACAGTATTGTCCAGTGTGCCCGTAGAACATTGGAAAGTGCAATTTCATTTGTTAACACAAATGATAGGTGGAATGCTAAAGTCATATATGGTGATACAGACAG CATGTTTGTACTCCTTGAAGGACGTTCCGTTGAAGAAGCTTTTCGAATTGGTCATGAAATTGCATCAGAAGTAACTGCAATGAATCCAAATCCAGTCACGTTAAAGATGGAAAAGGTTTACGATTCGTGCTTCCTCCTTACTAAGAAACGATATGTTGGTTATAGTTACGAGAACCTTGGCCAAAGCAAACCAGTGTTTGATGCTAAAGGTATTGAGACAGTACGAAGAGATACATGTGGGGCTGTGTCCAAGATAATGGAGCGCTCTATAAGAGTCTTTTTTGAATATAAGGATATTGAGAAG GTGAAACATTACTTGGTGCGTCAGTGGAAAAAGATTATATCAGGCAGAGTATCTCTTCAGGATTTTGTCTTTGCAAAAGAGGTACGCTTAGGCACCTATTCCGCACAGGCTTCTTCACTTCCACCAGCAGCAATTGTTGCCACTAAGGCAATGAGAGTCGACCCTAGGGCAGAACCTCGGTATGCAGAGCGAGTACCTTATGTTGTGGTTCATGGTGAACCTGGTGCCAGGCTGGCTGATGTCGTGGTAGATCCCTTGGATCTTCTTTCGATTGATTCACCTTACAG ATATGCCTCGTCCAGAGCGGGAGGCTGCTGGTAA